In Lycium ferocissimum isolate CSIRO_LF1 chromosome 11, AGI_CSIRO_Lferr_CH_V1, whole genome shotgun sequence, a single genomic region encodes these proteins:
- the LOC132036729 gene encoding organic cation/carnitine transporter 4 — MSDSSTPSNGDLHSPLISKPKKVTMDQMLDKYCGEFGWWQFRHFVLTSLAWALEGIHTMVMIFADREPGWKCSTNRCDSTVKSVCGLEPGSWEWLGGNASSTVTEFGLICGQKYKVGLVQSLFFAGCMIGAGVFGHLSDSKLGRKGSLTMVCILNAFFGCLTAFSSDYWTYTLFRVLSGFSTGGTGLCAFVLATEPVGQSWRGVAGMSTFYFFSIGIAVVPAIAYFFQTWRSLYIASSIPSIMLVIFVLPFLHESPRWCLVRGKADEAMKIMHKIAKSNGKHLPDGVVLALDSEVNDENDPNSQSESKEAQNGSILDVLRLPLTRFRLFLAVAINFFCSVVYYGLSLNAVNLGTNLYLSVSLNAIAEMPAYLLTALVLDRLGRKPLAIWTMWFSGIFCLAGSLMKAYETWKVVPMVCGVLGIFGMAGTYNLLFVYSMELFPTVVRNAALGCATQASQMGAILAPLVVVLGGGIPFAVFAVCGIAGGLLVMYLPETLNRPLYDTMAGMEEAEAEKPGILS; from the exons atgtcagaTTCCTCAACACCATCTAATGGTGATCTCCATTCACCATTaatttcaaaaccaaaaaaagtaACAATGGATCAAATGTTAGACAAGTATTGTGGCGAATTCGGGTGGTGGCAATTTAGACATTTTGTATTAACAAGCTTAGCTTGGGCTTTAGAAGGGATACACACCATGGTTATGATTTTTGCTGACCGTGAACCGGGTTGGAAGTGTTCGACGAACCGGTGTGACTCGACGGTTAAAAGTGTGTGTGGACTTGAACCGGGTTCGTGGGAATGGTTAGGTGGAAATGCAAGTTCTACGGTTACGGAGTTTGGGTTAATATGTGGACAGAAATATAAGGTTGGACTTGTTCAATCCTTGTTTTTCGCTGGCTGCATGATCG GTGCTGGAGTATTTGGACATCTCTCAGACTCCAAATTGGGAAGAAAAGGCTCCCTCACAATGGTTTGCATTTTGAACGCCTTCTTTGGTTGTTTAACAGCATTTTCTTCAGACTATTGGACCTATACCTTATTCCGCGTACTCTCCGGTTTTAGCACGGGCGGGACCGGCCTTTGCGCTTTTGTTCTCGCTACTGAACCCGTTGGCCAGTCTTGGCGTGGCGTAGCCGGAATGTCtactttctattttttctctATTGGAATAGCCGTCGTACCTGCCATTGCTTATTTCTTCCAAACGTGGCGATCTCTCTACATTGCTTCTTCAATCCCATCCATTATGCTTGTTATCTTCGTACTCCCTTTCCTTCACGAGTCACCTCGTTGGTGCCTCGTTAGAGGAAAAGCAGACGAAGCAATGAAAATCATGCACAAAATCGCCAAATCCAATGGAAAACACCTCCCCGATGGTGTTGTTCTTGCCCTCGATAGTGAAGTGAACGATGAGAACGATCCTAATTCTCAATCCGAGTCCAAAGAAGCCCAAAACGGATCCATATTAGATGTACTGAGGCTACCTTTAACGAGATTTCGGTTGTTCTTAGCTGTGGCGATAAACTTCTTTTGCTCTGTTGTGTACTACGGGTTAAGTCTGAATGCTGTCAACCTCGGGACCAATCTTTACCTCAGCGTCTCCCTCAACGCTATCGCTGAAATGCCTGCCTATTTGTTAACCGCATTAGTATTGGACAGGCTCGGTAGAAAGCCGTTAGCAATATGGACAATGTGGTTTAGCGGGATTTTCTGCTTAGCCGGAAGCTTGATGAAGGCTTACGAGACGTGGAAGGTGGTCCCAATGGTGTGCGGAGTTTTAGGGATATTTGGCATGGCGGGGACTTACAATTTGTTGTTCGTGTATTCGATGGAGTTGTTTCCGACTGTGGTGAGGAATGCTGCGTTGGGATGTGCGACACAGGCATCACAAATGGGGGCGATTTTGGCGCCCCTAGTGGTTGTTTTAGGGGGTGGGATACCATTTGCAGTGTTTGCAGTATGTGGGATTGCTGGAGGGTTACTGGTAATGTACTTGCCTGAGACTTTAAATAGGCCATTATATGATACAATGGCTGGAATGGAAGAAGCTGAAGCAGAGAAACCAGGCATTCTATCTTAA